From Miscanthus floridulus cultivar M001 chromosome 15, ASM1932011v1, whole genome shotgun sequence, the proteins below share one genomic window:
- the LOC136509023 gene encoding CASP-like protein 2U1: MAMALTLSGSDAERKVKVAEVALRALLCGLGALAAALVATDTQTRTFFSLQKKASYTDMKAMVFLVAATAAAAGYSLLQLAARCCVALLPSSSGSPGGGMVPGRALAWCVFSCDQALAYVVLAAVAAALQASVVAKRGQPEMQWMGICALYGAFCRQAGAGVASAVAAGLAAALIAFLSAFNLFRLYGGTKS; this comes from the coding sequence atggccatggcgctgACCCTGAGTGGCAGCGACGCGGAGCGGAAGGTGAAGGTGGCCGAGGTGGCGCTGCGTGCGCTCCTGTGCGGGCTGGGCgcgctggcggcggcgctggtggCCACGGACACCCAGACGCGGACCTTCTTCTCCCTGCAGAAGAAGGCCAGCTACACGGACATGAAGGCCATGGTGTTCCTcgtggccgccaccgccgccgccgccggctacAGCCTGCTGCAGCTAGCGGCGCGCTGCTGCGTCGCCCTGCTGCCGTCGTCCAGCGGAAGCCCCGGCGGAGGCATGGTGCCGGGGCGGGCCCTGGCCTGGTGCGTGTTCTCGTGCGACCAGGCGCTCGCGTACGTGGTcctggccgccgtcgccgccgcgctgcagGCCTCCGTCGTCGCCAAGCGCGGCCAGCCGGAGATGCAGTGGATGGGGATCTGCGCACTCTACGGCGCCTTCTGCAGGCAGGCCGGCGccggcgtcgccagcgccgtcgcGGCTGGGCTCGCCGCCGCCCTGATCGCCTTCCTCTCCGCATTCAACCTCTTCAGGCTCTACGGCGGCACCAAGAGCTAG